A window from Solanum stenotomum isolate F172 chromosome 5, ASM1918654v1, whole genome shotgun sequence encodes these proteins:
- the LOC125864538 gene encoding putative F-box protein PP2-B12 — protein MNWNGKYKRSASHLSMLLNDCTAEILALTSPLDVCRISQVSKSLKSAADSDSVWERFLPSDYQSIISASLTPVPDFASKKDLFVYLCHHPLLIDAGRKSFSLENRTGKKCYFLGARDLDIPLVNRPSYWKWTSLPESRFPEVAELKRVWSVDIGGTIRAGVLSPRTSYVAYLVYMFGDEFGFSYRPSEVSVGVSGVKLDKRFAILVPEDEESIYNLPPDLEDRLKKVYEEAVRSNLPSDAEDDDPGLRDDIYLALQHLPLQLLPENVSNRLQLVM, from the exons ATGAATTGGAATGGTAAATATAAGAGAAGTGCATCTCATCTGTCAATGCTACTGAACGATTGTACTGCGGAGATCTTGGCCTTAACAAGCCCTCTCGATGTTTGCCGCATTTCTCAAGTTTCTAAATCACTTAAATCTGCTGCTGACTCCGACTCTGTTTGGGAAAGATTTCTGCCCTCTGATTATCAGTCTATTATTTCTGCATCACTGACTCCCGTCCCTGATTTTGCTTCAAAGAAGGATCTCTTTGTTTATCTGTGTCACCATCCTCTTTTAATTGATGCAGGTCGCAAG AGTTTCTCACTGGAAAACCGTACCGGAAAGAAATGTTACTTTCTAGGTGCAAGGGATCTTGATATTCCATTGGTTAATAGGCCATCATATTGGAAATGGACTTCACTGCCAGAGTCCAG GTTTCCAGAGGTGGCTGAGCTCAAACGTGTTTGGTCGGTAGATATTGGGGGCACAATAAGAGCTGGGGTTCTTTCACCACGGACATCTTATGTAGCATACCTTGTTTACATGTTTGGAGATGAATTTGGATTTAGTTATCGACCCTCAGAGGTTTCAGTTGGAGTTTCTGGTGTTAAATTGGATAAACGATTTGCAATTCTCGTGCCAGAAGATGAGGAGTCAATTTATAACCTGCCCCCTGATCTAGAGGATAGGCTCAAGAAAGTGTATGAAGAGGCAGTACGTTCTAATCTGCCTTCTGATGCAGAGGACGATGATCCAGGGCTACGTGATGATATTTATTTGGCGTTGCAACATTTGCCGTTGCAGCTTTTGCCAGAGAATGTTTCAAATCGGCTGCAACTTGTTATGTGA